One Phoenix dactylifera cultivar Barhee BC4 chromosome 8, palm_55x_up_171113_PBpolish2nd_filt_p, whole genome shotgun sequence genomic window carries:
- the LOC103718537 gene encoding aluminum-activated malate transporter 9-like: protein MTGKSDSVRVDIRLPSKAVLPEFMKKSSDDESLSPWKWIWDVWKFAQEDTNRVTFSLKVGLACLLVSLLILFRAPYQVFGVNIIWSILTVAIMFEYTVGATFNRGFNRALGSLLAGIIAIVVIQVAMSTGRFAEPYVIGLSIFVIGALTSFMKLWPSLVPYEYGFRVILFTYCLIVVSGYRMGNPIRTAMDRLYSIAIGGLLAVLVNVLIFPIWAGEQLHKELVKTFTCVADSLEECVKKYLSDDGSNRPEFAKAVMDEFSDEPAFRKCKAALNSSTKFDSLANSAKWEPPHGRFKHFFYPWEEYVKVGAVLRHCAYEVMALHGCLHSEIQAPYNLRCTFQSEILDATNKAAELLRSLGKDVSNMKHSLQTTLLKRVHSSIVRLQRSIDMHSYLLTSNHDYHDCPAKPAAKPLKTLSFNPKDFSDCLTEPDANKVEPNTPLTMAVQAESYHETMKKQQRRLHSWPSREVDDFEEDGAIDAELIPRMRALESTTALSLSTFTSLLIEFVARLDHLVEAVDKLAKMANFKQECTS from the exons ATGACTGGAAAGAGTGATAGTGTTAGAGTTGACATCCGCTTGCCATCGAAGGCTGTCCTACCAGAGTTTATGAAGAAATCCAGTGATGATGAGAGCTTGTCACCCTGGAAATGGATATGGGACGTGTGGAAGTTCGCCCAGGAGGACACCAACAGGGTGACCTTCTCGCTAAAAGTGGGCCTGGCTTGTCTCCTGGTGTCACTTCTCATACTCTTCCGAGCGCCATACCAAGTGTTCGGGGTCAACATCATCTGGTCCATCCTCACCGTTGCCATCATGTTCGAATACACCGTCG GCGCTACCTTCAATCGCGGATTCAATCGGGCCCTTGGAAGTCTACTAGCCGGAATCATTGCCATAGTGGTGATCCAAGTAGCCATGTCCACCGGACGCTTTGCAGAACCTTACGTCATTGGCCTCAGCATCTTCGTGATTG GAGCTCTTACGTCCTTTATGAAGCTATGGCCTTCGCTAGTCCCGTACGAGTATGGCTTCAGGGTCATCCTCTTCACCTACTGTTTGATTGTTGTCTCTGGCTACCGGATGGGCAACCCAATCAGGACTGCCATGGATCGCCTCTACTCCATCGCAATCGGTGGGCTCCTCGCCGTCCTCGTCAACGTCCTCATCTTCCCTATATGGGCCGGCGAGCAGCTGCACAAGGAGCTCGTCAAAACCTTCACCTGCGTCGCCGACTCCCTCGAAG AGTGCGTGAAGAAGTACCTAAGTGATGATGGCTCCAACCGACCCGAGTTCGCAAAGGCTGTGATGGATGAATTCTCGGATGAACCGGCATTCCGGAAGTGCAAGGCTGCGTTGAACTCATCGACTAAGTTTGATTCCTTG GCAAACTCGGCCAAATGGGAACCACCGCATGGGAGATTCAAGCATTTCTTCTACCCATGGGAAGAGTATGTAAAGGTAGGCGCAGTGCTTCGGCACTGCGCTTATGAGGTGATGGCGCTGCACGGCTGCCTGCATTCAGAAATTCAG GCACCCTATAATCTTAGATGCACATTCCAGTCAGAGATCCTTGATGCAACCAACAAGGCAGCAGAGTTACTGCGCAGCCTGGGGAAAGACGTAAGCAACATGAAGCACAGCCTCCAAACAACCCTACTAAAGCGTGTTCATAGCTCAATCGTACGCCTCCAACGCTCCATAGACATGCATTCCTATCTTCTTACTTCAAATCATGATTACCATGATTGCCCAGCAAAACCAGCTGCTAAACCCTTGAAAACTCTCTCTTTCAACCCAAAGGACTTCTCTGATTGCTTAACAGAGCCAGACGCTAACAAAGTAGAGCCCAACACACCATTAACAATGGCAGTCCAAGCTGAATCTTACCACGAGACTATGAAGAAGCAACAGAGGAGGCTCCATTCATGGCCTTCAAGAGAGGTTGATGATTTTGAAGAAGATGGAGCTATTGATGCAGAACTAATTCCAAGGATGCGTGCACTCGAAAGCACCACAGCTTTGTCACTTTCTACATTCACCTCACTGCTAATTGAGTTTGTGGCTCGACTTGATCACTTGGTTGAAGCTGTTGACAAGCTTGCCAAGATGGCCAATTTCAAGCAAGAGTGTACAAGCTAA